In Microbulbifer salipaludis, a genomic segment contains:
- a CDS encoding acetyl-CoA carboxylase carboxyltransferase subunit alpha → MNFSFLEFEQPIAELESKIKELQHVGDDNDLNIAEEITRLREKSEKLTESLYSDLSPWQIVQVARHPQRPYAKDYIERIFTDWDELHGDRHFGDDQAIIAGIGRLEGRPVAVIGEEKGRTVNEKVKRNFGMPKPEGYRKAQRIMEMAERFKMPVLTLIDTPGAYPGIDSEERGISEAIAKNLAVMSRLRTPIICTVIGEGSSGGALAIGVGDQLNMLQYSTYFVISPEGCANIIWKTVEKAPLAAEAMGVTSSVLEELGIVDETLPEPLGGAHRDPDLMAARLRDRLSEQLDKLTAVPIDELLEKRYQRLMSYGNVTG, encoded by the coding sequence ATGAACTTCAGTTTTCTCGAGTTTGAACAGCCAATTGCGGAACTGGAAAGCAAGATCAAGGAACTGCAGCATGTAGGGGACGACAACGACCTCAACATCGCTGAAGAGATCACCCGCCTGCGGGAAAAGAGCGAGAAGCTCACCGAGTCCCTGTATTCCGACCTCTCTCCGTGGCAGATCGTGCAGGTGGCCCGCCACCCGCAGCGCCCTTATGCGAAGGACTACATCGAGCGTATTTTCACCGATTGGGACGAGCTGCATGGCGACCGTCACTTTGGTGATGACCAGGCGATCATTGCCGGTATCGGTCGTCTTGAGGGCCGTCCGGTGGCGGTGATCGGTGAGGAGAAGGGCCGCACGGTCAACGAGAAGGTGAAACGCAATTTTGGTATGCCGAAGCCGGAAGGTTACCGCAAGGCGCAGCGCATCATGGAGATGGCGGAGCGTTTCAAAATGCCGGTGCTGACGCTGATTGACACTCCGGGGGCCTATCCGGGTATCGACAGTGAGGAGCGCGGTATCTCTGAGGCCATCGCCAAGAACCTGGCGGTGATGTCGCGCCTGCGCACGCCGATTATCTGCACCGTGATTGGTGAAGGTTCCTCCGGTGGCGCGCTGGCGATTGGTGTGGGCGACCAGCTGAACATGCTGCAGTACTCCACCTACTTTGTGATTTCCCCGGAAGGTTGCGCCAATATCATCTGGAAAACCGTGGAGAAGGCGCCGCTGGCGGCCGAGGCCATGGGGGTGACGTCCAGTGTGCTGGAAGAGCTGGGTATTGTGGACGAGACGCTGCCAGAGCCGCTGGGCGGCGCGCACCGCGATCCGGACCTGATGGCCGCGCGTCTGCGCGATCGCCTGTCTGAGCAGCTGGACAAGCTGACTGCGGTTCCGATCGATGAACTGCTGGAGAAGCGTTATCAGCGCTTGATGAGCTACGGTAACGTCACCGGCTAA
- the dnaE gene encoding DNA polymerase III subunit alpha — MTQPFVHLRIHTEYSLIDGLVRIKPLVSRVAELEMPAVAITDQTNFYGQVKFYKGCMGAGIKPITGADFWLKEGGEEQPTLLTLYAMNTTGYRNITELISRAWMEGQYHGHAFVEREWIEQASEGVLMLSGAKYGDVGRALIAGRNSQAEALAQEWERIFPGRYYLELQRTGRPGDEAYLHAAVGLAGKLNLPVVATNDVRFLEDSEFEAHEVRVCIREGRALDDPRRERRYSSEQYLRTPEEMQALFADIPEALQNTVEIARRCSAPIQLGKYFLPQFPIPDGMTENEFFEKISFDGLYERLEFILDKSAPDYEARKKEYEDRLRFELDIVIQMGFPGYFLIVMDFIQWAKDHNIPVGPGRGSGAGSLIAYSQKITDLDPLQYDLLFERFLNPERVSMPDFDVDFCMEKRDRVISYVADNYGRNAVSQIITFGTMAAKAVVRDVARVQGKSYGLADKLSKMIPPDPGMTLQKAFEQEEVLREFLENDEEGQEIWEMALQLEGVARNVGKHAGGVVIAPTKLTDFAPLYCDETGAGLVTQFDKNDVEDAGLVKFDFLGLRTLTIIDWAKAMVDEQRAREGKEPLVIEALPLDDEETFKMIKRAETTAVFQLESRGMKDLIKRLQPDNLEDMIALVALFRPGPLQSGMVDDFINRKHGRAQVAYPDAKYQHEKLKPILEPTYGVIVYQEQVMQIAQELAGYTLGGADMLRRAMGKKKPEEMAKQRATFEEGAKEQGVDPDLAIKIFDLVEKFAGYGFNKSHSAAYALVSYQTAWLKAHYPAQFMAATMSSDMDKTDKVVTFIEECRAMKLDLVPPDVNLGTYQFSVPVSDNGENRIIYGLGAIKGLGEGPIDNIIAEREQNGPFTDLFDFCSRIDPRKVNKRALEALVRSGALDSIGPDTNSADGLDYSRAVLFNALDEAVKSAEQQSKNDSAGMMDLFGEVVRSASDGDVYEDFRNARPWSIRERLEGEKNTLGLYLTGHPIDEYEDELKHLVKARIADLKPGRDNQKVAGLCVGMRVMKTKRGDSMAIVTLDDRSARIEAAVFSEAFGEHREKLVKDALLVLEGSISHDDYSGGLKMSVNSVSTLDDLRSGSVIGVTLKIDSAQALPKMGQRLGACLRPYVGGSCPVLVEVERSDARGTFRLGEEWKVEPNDQLIQSLREVVGRERVQLNYNQRQ, encoded by the coding sequence ATGACCCAACCCTTCGTACATTTAAGAATCCACACAGAATATTCCCTGATCGACGGTCTGGTGCGTATCAAGCCGCTGGTGAGCCGTGTCGCTGAGCTGGAGATGCCGGCGGTGGCGATTACGGATCAGACGAATTTCTATGGCCAGGTGAAGTTTTATAAAGGCTGCATGGGTGCCGGCATCAAGCCGATCACCGGTGCAGATTTCTGGCTGAAGGAAGGTGGTGAGGAGCAGCCGACGCTGCTGACGCTGTATGCGATGAACACCACCGGCTATCGCAATATTACCGAGCTGATTTCCCGCGCGTGGATGGAAGGCCAGTACCACGGGCACGCTTTTGTGGAGCGCGAGTGGATCGAGCAGGCGTCGGAAGGCGTGCTGATGCTCTCTGGTGCCAAGTACGGGGATGTGGGGCGTGCGCTGATTGCGGGGCGGAACTCGCAGGCGGAGGCGCTGGCGCAGGAGTGGGAGCGGATTTTCCCGGGGCGTTATTATCTGGAATTGCAGCGCACTGGTCGGCCGGGGGATGAGGCGTATCTGCATGCGGCGGTGGGGCTGGCGGGCAAGCTGAATCTGCCGGTGGTGGCGACCAACGATGTGCGCTTTCTTGAGGACAGCGAGTTTGAGGCCCATGAGGTGCGGGTGTGTATCCGCGAGGGCCGTGCGCTGGATGATCCGCGTCGCGAGCGCCGTTATTCTTCCGAGCAGTATCTGCGCACCCCGGAGGAGATGCAGGCGCTGTTTGCGGATATTCCGGAAGCGCTGCAAAACACGGTGGAGATTGCGCGCCGCTGTTCCGCGCCGATTCAGCTGGGCAAGTACTTCCTGCCCCAGTTCCCCATCCCCGACGGCATGACGGAGAACGAGTTCTTCGAAAAGATTTCCTTCGATGGTCTCTACGAGCGCCTCGAATTTATTCTCGACAAGAGTGCCCCGGATTACGAAGCGCGCAAAAAAGAGTACGAAGACCGCCTGCGCTTCGAGCTGGATATCGTTATCCAGATGGGATTCCCGGGCTACTTCCTGATCGTGATGGACTTTATCCAGTGGGCCAAGGATCACAATATCCCGGTGGGCCCGGGGCGGGGTTCTGGTGCGGGCTCGCTGATTGCCTACTCGCAGAAAATTACCGATCTCGATCCGCTGCAATACGACCTGCTGTTCGAACGATTCCTGAACCCGGAACGGGTTTCCATGCCCGACTTCGACGTCGACTTCTGCATGGAAAAACGCGATCGCGTGATCAGCTACGTGGCGGATAACTATGGCCGTAACGCGGTAAGCCAGATCATCACCTTCGGTACCATGGCCGCGAAGGCGGTGGTGCGGGATGTGGCGCGGGTGCAGGGCAAGTCCTACGGCCTTGCCGACAAGCTCTCCAAGATGATTCCGCCGGACCCCGGCATGACCCTGCAGAAGGCCTTCGAGCAGGAAGAAGTACTGCGCGAGTTCCTCGAGAACGATGAGGAAGGTCAGGAAATCTGGGAGATGGCGCTGCAGCTTGAGGGCGTGGCGCGGAACGTGGGCAAGCACGCCGGTGGTGTGGTAATCGCCCCCACCAAACTCACCGACTTTGCGCCGCTCTACTGCGACGAGACCGGTGCCGGCCTGGTGACCCAGTTCGACAAGAACGACGTGGAAGACGCGGGCCTGGTGAAGTTCGACTTCCTCGGTCTGCGTACCCTGACCATCATCGACTGGGCCAAGGCGATGGTGGACGAGCAGCGCGCGCGGGAGGGCAAAGAGCCTCTGGTGATCGAGGCGCTGCCACTGGACGATGAAGAAACCTTCAAGATGATCAAGCGGGCCGAGACCACCGCGGTGTTCCAGTTGGAATCCCGCGGTATGAAGGACCTGATCAAACGTCTGCAGCCGGACAACCTCGAAGACATGATCGCCCTGGTGGCCCTGTTTCGTCCGGGTCCGCTGCAGTCGGGCATGGTGGACGACTTCATCAACCGGAAGCACGGTCGCGCCCAGGTGGCCTACCCGGATGCCAAGTACCAGCACGAGAAACTCAAGCCGATCCTGGAGCCCACCTACGGGGTAATCGTTTACCAGGAACAGGTGATGCAGATTGCCCAGGAACTGGCGGGCTATACCCTCGGTGGTGCGGACATGCTGCGCCGGGCCATGGGTAAGAAAAAACCCGAGGAGATGGCCAAGCAGCGTGCCACCTTTGAGGAGGGTGCGAAGGAGCAGGGGGTAGACCCGGATCTCGCAATCAAGATCTTTGACCTGGTTGAAAAATTCGCCGGTTACGGTTTCAACAAATCCCACTCCGCCGCCTACGCTCTGGTCTCTTACCAGACCGCCTGGCTGAAGGCCCACTACCCGGCGCAGTTTATGGCCGCCACTATGTCGTCGGACATGGACAAGACCGACAAGGTGGTGACCTTTATCGAAGAGTGTCGGGCCATGAAGCTCGACCTGGTGCCGCCGGATGTAAATCTGGGTACCTACCAGTTCTCCGTGCCGGTCTCCGATAACGGGGAAAACCGCATCATCTACGGTCTCGGTGCGATCAAGGGGCTGGGTGAGGGACCCATCGACAACATTATTGCCGAGCGTGAGCAGAACGGGCCCTTTACGGACCTGTTCGATTTCTGTTCCCGCATCGACCCGCGCAAGGTGAACAAGCGCGCGCTGGAAGCGCTGGTGCGCTCCGGTGCACTGGACAGCATCGGTCCGGATACCAACAGTGCCGATGGGCTGGATTACTCTCGTGCGGTGCTGTTCAACGCGCTGGATGAGGCGGTGAAGTCTGCGGAGCAGCAGAGCAAGAACGACAGCGCCGGCATGATGGACCTGTTTGGCGAGGTGGTGCGCTCGGCGTCTGACGGCGATGTGTACGAGGATTTCCGCAACGCTCGCCCGTGGAGTATCCGCGAGCGTCTCGAAGGCGAGAAAAATACCCTCGGTCTGTACCTCACCGGCCATCCCATCGATGAATACGAAGATGAATTGAAACACCTGGTGAAGGCGCGCATCGCCGACCTGAAGCCGGGCCGGGATAACCAGAAGGTGGCCGGGCTGTGTGTGGGCATGCGGGTGATGAAGACCAAGCGTGGCGATTCGATGGCGATCGTGACTTTGGATGACCGCAGTGCGCGGATCGAGGCGGCGGTGTTCAGCGAGGCGTTTGGTGAGCACCGGGAGAAGCTGGTGAAGGATGCGCTGCTGGTGCTGGAGGGTTCTATCTCTCACGACGATTACAGTGGCGGCCTGAAGATGAGCGTAAACAGTGTGTCTACGCTGGATGACCTGCGCAGTGGCAGTGTGATCGGGGTGACCCTGAAGATCGACAGTGCCCAGGCGCTGCCCAAGATGGGCCAGCGCCTGGGTGCCTGCCTGCGGCCCTATGTGGGTGGCAGCTGTCCGGTGCTGGTGGAAGTGGAACGCAGCGATGCCCGTGGAACTTTCCGCCTGGGCGAAGAGTGGAAAGTGGAGCCAAATGATCAGCTGATTCAGTCCCTGCGGGAGGTCGTCGGCCGGGAGCGGGTACAGCTCAACTACAATCAACGGCAGTAA
- a CDS encoding DUF1289 domain-containing protein: protein MTESDWSKVKDKEPEAEFEFPVKSPCVSVCALNREDICEGCFRSGTEISQWGRMSNAQKKQVLSLCHERAVEMKRVWWSD, encoded by the coding sequence ATGACCGAGAGCGATTGGAGCAAGGTGAAGGATAAAGAGCCGGAGGCTGAATTCGAGTTTCCGGTAAAGTCGCCTTGTGTTTCCGTTTGTGCGCTGAATCGCGAGGATATCTGTGAGGGGTGCTTTCGCTCCGGGACTGAGATCAGTCAGTGGGGGCGGATGTCTAATGCTCAGAAAAAGCAGGTATTGAGTTTGTGCCATGAGCGGGCGGTGGAAATGAAGCGGGTTTGGTGGTCGGACTGA
- a CDS encoding gamma carbonic anhydrase family protein has protein sequence MLYRLGDKQPQLEGEGHYVAPGARVIGNVLMKPHSSVWFNAVIRGDNDLITIGERANIQDGSVLHTDPGVPLTVGTGVTVGHKVTLHGCQIGDYSLVGMNAVVLNGAKIGKCCIIGANALVTENAEIPDYSLVLGSPGKVVKSLDASMFELLKASSEIYVANGQRFAEELVEV, from the coding sequence ATGCTGTACAGATTGGGCGATAAACAGCCGCAGCTGGAAGGCGAGGGCCACTATGTGGCGCCGGGTGCCCGGGTGATTGGCAATGTGCTGATGAAGCCCCACAGTTCGGTGTGGTTCAACGCGGTGATTCGCGGGGACAACGATCTGATCACGATTGGTGAGCGGGCGAACATTCAGGATGGCTCTGTGTTGCATACGGATCCGGGTGTGCCGCTGACGGTGGGCACTGGGGTGACGGTGGGGCACAAGGTGACGCTGCACGGGTGCCAGATCGGTGACTATTCGCTGGTGGGTATGAACGCGGTGGTGCTGAATGGGGCCAAGATCGGCAAGTGCTGCATTATTGGGGCGAATGCGCTGGTGACGGAGAATGCGGAGATTCCGGATTATTCGTTGGTGCTGGGCAGCCCGGGTAAGGTGGTGAAGTCGCTGGATGCGTCGATGTTTGAGTTGTTGAAGGCGAGCAGTGAGATTTATGTGGCCAACGGTCAGCGGTTTGCGGAAGAGCTGGTTGAGGTCTGA
- a CDS encoding methylated-DNA--[protein]-cysteine S-methyltransferase, whose protein sequence is MIHYEIYPSLFGELGIAASEAGLVGIDLQAGQRPLPVKPGWQRGGNDLTAAAAAQLRAYFAGERQSFDLPLAAAGTPFQQSVWRALCAIPFGETRSYRALAEAIGNPKAVRAVARANGANPLSIVVPCHRVIGADGTLTGYAGGLEMKARLLALEGVLIG, encoded by the coding sequence ATGATCCATTACGAAATCTATCCGAGCCTCTTTGGGGAGCTGGGCATCGCGGCGAGCGAGGCCGGGCTGGTGGGTATTGACCTGCAGGCCGGCCAGCGGCCGTTGCCGGTAAAGCCGGGCTGGCAGCGCGGGGGCAATGATCTGACGGCGGCGGCTGCAGCGCAGTTGCGGGCCTATTTCGCGGGTGAACGGCAATCCTTCGACCTGCCGCTGGCTGCCGCTGGGACGCCGTTCCAGCAGTCGGTGTGGCGGGCGCTGTGCGCGATTCCCTTTGGTGAAACCCGCAGTTACCGGGCGCTGGCGGAGGCCATCGGTAACCCCAAGGCGGTGCGCGCGGTGGCCCGCGCCAACGGCGCCAACCCGCTGTCTATCGTGGTGCCCTGTCATCGGGTGATCGGGGCGGACGGCACGCTGACGGGCTATGCCGGCGGGCTGGAGATGAAGGCGCGTTTACTGGCGCTGGAGGGGGTGTTGATCGGGTGA
- a CDS encoding AlkA N-terminal domain-containing protein — translation MRPDPDLCHRARLARDKRFDGRFYTAVKTTGIFCRPICPARPPLEKNVEYFATAAEAAAAGYRPCLRCRPDAAPGSPAWGLVSTTVQRALKLMRAEREAHSIEQLAERLGISSRYLRKLFAEHIGLSPLQVWQTERALFAFGLLRDTRLPVADIAFAAGFSSLRRFNGVFKSIYQRTPSQVRRAPAATTDSAEEATPIQMTLSYRPPFDWPALLAFFSARTLPGVEQVIPADDPEQGEYRRSFELHGQRGLLRVTHEHAKGRLRVRVYGDGCGAVLYPLREKLRRLFDLDSDTEEIGAHLRTDPLLAQVLAVNPGVRLPGAWDPFEYTLRAILGQQISVAAATTIAGRVARRYGETFAGPEGELLLFPTAEQLRDADFAEIGVTRSRAQTLRTFVAATLNGEIDFDEPDLDAFCAQMTALPGIGDWTAQYTAMRGLSMPDAFPASDLGVLIALGERESEQQRKATPKQALARAEPWRPWRAYGALLLWQSLKLKSATGVST, via the coding sequence GTGCGTCCCGACCCCGATCTCTGCCACCGTGCCCGACTCGCCCGCGACAAGCGGTTTGATGGCCGTTTCTATACCGCAGTGAAAACGACCGGTATCTTCTGCCGGCCTATTTGCCCGGCGCGCCCGCCGCTGGAGAAAAATGTTGAGTACTTCGCGACGGCCGCGGAGGCCGCTGCGGCGGGTTATCGTCCGTGCCTGCGCTGTCGCCCCGACGCCGCGCCGGGCAGCCCCGCCTGGGGCCTGGTTTCCACTACCGTGCAGCGCGCGCTCAAGCTGATGCGCGCGGAGCGCGAGGCACATTCCATCGAGCAACTGGCGGAACGGCTGGGCATCAGCAGCCGCTATTTGCGCAAACTGTTTGCCGAGCATATCGGTCTGAGCCCGCTGCAGGTGTGGCAGACCGAGCGGGCACTGTTCGCCTTTGGCCTGCTGCGCGACACTCGCCTGCCGGTGGCGGATATCGCATTTGCCGCAGGGTTTAGCAGCCTGCGCCGTTTCAATGGTGTGTTCAAATCCATTTATCAGCGCACGCCCTCGCAGGTGCGGCGCGCGCCGGCTGCCACTACAGACAGCGCGGAGGAGGCCACGCCCATCCAGATGACACTGAGCTATCGCCCTCCGTTCGACTGGCCGGCACTGCTGGCCTTTTTTTCTGCGCGAACCCTGCCGGGGGTGGAGCAGGTGATACCCGCGGACGACCCGGAGCAGGGCGAATACCGACGCAGCTTCGAGCTGCACGGTCAGCGCGGGCTGTTGCGTGTGACCCATGAACACGCCAAGGGGCGGCTGCGCGTACGTGTGTATGGCGACGGCTGTGGTGCCGTACTGTACCCGTTGCGGGAGAAGCTTCGCCGGCTGTTCGACCTGGATTCCGACACGGAGGAAATCGGTGCACACCTGCGCACGGACCCGTTACTGGCGCAGGTGCTGGCAGTGAACCCGGGGGTGCGCCTGCCCGGGGCCTGGGATCCGTTCGAGTACACACTGCGGGCGATTCTCGGCCAGCAGATCTCGGTGGCAGCGGCTACTACCATTGCCGGGCGCGTGGCGCGCCGCTACGGTGAGACCTTTGCCGGGCCGGAAGGGGAGCTGCTGCTGTTCCCCACCGCAGAACAGCTCCGCGATGCGGACTTCGCCGAAATCGGGGTGACCCGGAGCCGTGCGCAAACCCTGCGGACCTTCGTCGCGGCCACGTTGAACGGTGAGATCGACTTTGACGAGCCGGATCTCGACGCCTTCTGCGCACAGATGACCGCGTTGCCCGGTATCGGTGACTGGACCGCCCAGTACACCGCCATGCGTGGCCTGTCCATGCCCGATGCCTTTCCCGCGTCTGATCTTGGGGTTCTGATCGCTCTCGGAGAGCGAGAGAGTGAGCAGCAACGAAAGGCGACACCCAAACAGGCCCTGGCACGGGCCGAACCCTGGCGCCCCTGGCGGGCCTACGGGGCGCTGCTGCTCTGGCAGTCGCTCAAACTGAAGTCCGCAACGGGGGTATCCACATGA
- a CDS encoding DUF389 domain-containing protein produces MAGTETKPQSDWRRYIEKPLPRPQAREQILPGSIPSPSFYLMMTASTVIATLGLLADSAAVIIGAMLIAPLMAPIISLAFGAVSWDGQLVLRSALIAGSGSLLCILIAFLTTYSIGYQMAGPEIVARMRPSMLDLGVAIAAGAAAAYTLTRPNTSATLAGIAIAVALVPPLCTVGIALALDNEASIEVGVAWDSLSAKRPFILFLTNLVGIAFAATVVFFLQYFRRQPRGIGAMAIAFTCLLVVVPSLTHGLQELLVRNKVQRSLIDESEKIIGADQEIRFTSITTRFDGESIVIRVEVIDGAKVVTQEFSNELQQRMRALVEMPVQLEIGVIPERIYRGLDTARLPSRSPPPATTTDAQNE; encoded by the coding sequence ATGGCCGGAACTGAGACGAAGCCACAATCTGACTGGCGGCGCTATATCGAGAAGCCCCTGCCGCGGCCACAGGCGCGGGAGCAAATCCTTCCCGGCTCGATTCCCTCGCCCAGCTTTTACCTGATGATGACCGCGTCGACGGTGATCGCAACCCTCGGTTTACTCGCTGACAGCGCAGCGGTCATCATTGGCGCAATGCTGATAGCGCCACTGATGGCCCCAATCATCTCCCTCGCGTTCGGGGCGGTATCCTGGGACGGACAGCTCGTGCTGCGCTCGGCGCTGATTGCCGGCTCCGGTAGCCTGTTGTGTATTTTGATCGCGTTTCTCACCACCTACAGCATTGGCTATCAAATGGCGGGGCCGGAAATTGTCGCGCGTATGCGCCCGAGTATGCTCGACCTCGGCGTCGCTATCGCGGCCGGCGCAGCCGCCGCCTATACCCTCACCCGCCCAAACACCTCCGCCACCCTCGCAGGCATCGCCATCGCGGTGGCGCTTGTACCCCCTCTGTGTACCGTCGGTATCGCACTGGCACTCGACAACGAGGCCAGCATCGAGGTGGGTGTGGCATGGGACTCTTTAAGCGCAAAGCGCCCGTTTATCCTCTTTCTGACCAATCTGGTGGGTATCGCCTTTGCTGCCACGGTGGTTTTCTTCCTGCAGTATTTTCGCCGGCAACCCAGGGGAATTGGGGCGATGGCGATCGCATTCACCTGCCTGCTGGTCGTCGTCCCCTCCCTGACCCACGGACTGCAAGAACTGCTGGTGCGCAACAAGGTGCAGCGATCTCTGATCGACGAGAGCGAAAAAATCATTGGCGCAGACCAAGAAATCCGTTTTACCAGTATCACCACACGCTTCGACGGGGAGAGCATCGTCATCAGGGTTGAAGTGATCGACGGCGCGAAGGTAGTCACGCAGGAATTTTCCAATGAATTACAACAGCGAATGCGCGCACTGGTGGAGATGCCTGTTCAGCTGGAAATAGGCGTCATTCCCGAGCGCATATACCGTGGCCTGGACACGGCTCGCCTGCCGTCCCGATCGCCCCCACCAGCAACCACAACGGACGCGCAAAACGAATAA
- a CDS encoding dipeptidyl-peptidase 3 family protein, with the protein MKTALFAASALALAIVAGCSSDEKSTAKPETAAPAEHSAQQAADTAQPATGPQAGGIAKGVDPSRFNIYAPVELNADLSSLSDNQRQMIGKLIDASKIMDQLFWLQSYGPAQELLSGIDDSAARKFADINYGPWDRLNDNKPFIEGYGDKPLGAEFYPEDMTKQEFDAWNQPGKDGLYSLVRRDSNGKLELVPYHQAYKTELEKASALLREASELAEDPGFAGYLKLRADALLDDQFRESDMAWMDMKDNRIDVVIGPIENYEDQLFAYRTAYESYVLLKDMAWSEKLSKFAAFLPELQRGLPVDDKYKAETPGTDSDLNAYDVLYYAGHSNAGSKTIAINLPNDEEVQLKKGTRRLQLKNAMRAKFDQILVPISGVLIAEDQRKHITFDAFFGNTMFHEVAHGLGIKKTVTDGANVRQALKETSSALEEGKADILGLYMITKLHEKGEIEEGELMDNYVTFLAGIFRSVRFGAASAHGKANMMRFNFFKQEGAFSRDEATGQYSVDFDKMQAAMTKLSNLILTIQGDGDYKKSKDLLDNMGVVGSELQADLDRLKDASIPVDVTFIQGKEVLGIQ; encoded by the coding sequence ATGAAAACTGCACTATTCGCGGCATCCGCCCTGGCACTCGCCATTGTGGCGGGCTGCTCTTCTGACGAAAAATCCACCGCCAAGCCGGAAACCGCGGCTCCAGCGGAACATTCGGCACAGCAGGCGGCCGATACCGCACAGCCGGCCACAGGCCCTCAGGCTGGTGGAATCGCCAAGGGTGTGGACCCCTCCCGGTTCAATATTTATGCGCCGGTTGAATTGAATGCAGACCTGTCTTCTCTTTCCGACAACCAGCGTCAGATGATCGGCAAGCTGATCGACGCCAGTAAAATCATGGACCAGCTGTTCTGGCTGCAGTCCTACGGCCCCGCACAGGAGTTGCTGAGTGGTATCGACGACAGCGCCGCGCGCAAATTTGCCGATATCAACTACGGCCCGTGGGATCGCCTGAACGATAACAAGCCGTTTATTGAGGGCTATGGCGACAAGCCGCTGGGCGCCGAGTTTTATCCGGAAGATATGACCAAGCAGGAATTTGATGCCTGGAATCAGCCCGGTAAAGACGGGCTCTACTCCCTGGTGCGCCGTGACAGTAACGGCAAGCTGGAACTGGTGCCTTACCACCAGGCCTACAAGACTGAGCTGGAAAAGGCATCCGCCCTGCTGCGCGAGGCCTCCGAGCTGGCCGAGGATCCGGGTTTCGCCGGCTATCTGAAACTGCGCGCCGATGCGCTGCTTGACGATCAGTTCCGCGAAAGCGACATGGCCTGGATGGACATGAAGGACAACCGCATCGACGTGGTGATCGGTCCGATAGAAAATTACGAAGATCAGCTGTTCGCCTATCGCACCGCCTACGAGTCCTACGTCCTGCTGAAAGACATGGCGTGGAGCGAAAAGCTGTCCAAGTTCGCCGCCTTCCTGCCGGAGCTGCAGCGCGGCCTGCCGGTGGATGACAAGTACAAGGCGGAAACCCCCGGAACCGACTCCGACCTGAATGCCTACGATGTGCTGTATTACGCAGGCCACAGTAATGCCGGCTCCAAAACAATCGCCATCAACCTGCCGAACGACGAAGAAGTGCAGCTGAAGAAAGGCACCCGCCGCCTGCAGCTGAAAAACGCCATGCGCGCAAAGTTCGACCAGATCCTGGTGCCCATCAGCGGTGTACTGATCGCCGAGGACCAGCGCAAGCACATTACGTTCGACGCCTTCTTCGGCAATACCATGTTCCACGAAGTGGCCCACGGCCTTGGCATCAAGAAAACCGTCACTGACGGGGCCAATGTGCGCCAGGCGCTGAAGGAAACTTCCTCCGCACTGGAAGAGGGCAAGGCGGATATCCTCGGCCTGTACATGATCACCAAGCTGCATGAGAAGGGTGAGATTGAAGAAGGTGAGCTGATGGACAACTACGTCACCTTCCTCGCCGGTATTTTCCGCAGCGTGCGCTTCGGCGCCGCCAGCGCCCACGGCAAGGCGAACATGATGCGCTTCAACTTCTTCAAGCAGGAAGGCGCCTTCAGCCGCGACGAAGCCACCGGCCAGTACAGTGTGGACTTCGACAAAATGCAGGCGGCTATGACCAAGCTGTCCAATCTGATCCTGACCATTCAGGGGGACGGCGATTACAAGAAGTCCAAAGACCTGCTGGACAACATGGGTGTAGTCGGTAGCGAGCTGCAGGCCGATCTGGATCGCCTGAAAGACGCCAGCATTCCGGTGGATGTGACTTTTATCCAGGGCAAGGAAGTGCTCGGTATTCAGTAA